One window from the genome of Candidatus Methylomirabilota bacterium encodes:
- a CDS encoding acyl-CoA dehydrogenase family protein: MPGSAQHAILDRVARLTHEAIAPRAAEYDAAGANPIDSWRVLARDGVLASCIPTEHGGLGLDMPTYIGVIRTIAQGCANTAMTVHMHSTVMRFIDALGTPAQKRRYFDGVVRHGQLFGSWGSEPAVSLSRSFLMETVVRQDGDAYVVDGVKHFCTMALGASHYMVWCALEGGSDMSKALLQVLVPADTPGIVTDGKWNTLGMRATFSPSVSFLGVRVPKDTALGDPGAALRVGVVESFALGYAAVYVGIAEGALAFAIDYAKQRIVKPENIPVSHDPAVQRHVGELAAHLDAARLVLADTAERWEGADVQERGVLGNKAKYLATEVGLAVTSKVIQVVGGRGAYKDFPAERAFRDLRTSTLMPPTVDRMLEGIGKHALGIEGAMFKIAE; encoded by the coding sequence ATGCCGGGCTCGGCCCAGCACGCCATCCTCGACCGGGTCGCCCGTCTCACGCACGAGGCGATCGCCCCGCGCGCGGCCGAGTACGACGCGGCCGGCGCGAACCCGATCGACTCGTGGCGCGTGCTCGCTCGGGATGGCGTGCTGGCCTCGTGCATCCCCACCGAGCACGGCGGGCTCGGCCTCGACATGCCGACCTACATCGGCGTGATCCGCACCATCGCCCAGGGCTGCGCCAACACCGCCATGACCGTCCACATGCACTCGACGGTCATGCGCTTCATCGACGCGCTCGGCACCCCCGCCCAGAAACGGCGCTACTTCGACGGGGTGGTCCGCCACGGCCAACTCTTCGGCAGCTGGGGCAGCGAGCCGGCGGTGAGCCTGTCTCGCAGCTTCCTCATGGAGACGGTCGTCCGCCAGGACGGCGACGCCTACGTGGTCGATGGGGTCAAGCACTTCTGCACCATGGCCCTCGGGGCCTCGCACTACATGGTCTGGTGCGCGCTCGAGGGCGGCTCGGACATGAGCAAGGCGCTCCTGCAGGTGCTGGTGCCGGCCGACACCCCCGGCATCGTGACCGACGGAAAGTGGAACACCCTCGGGATGCGCGCGACGTTCAGCCCGTCGGTGTCGTTCCTGGGCGTGCGGGTGCCGAAGGACACCGCGCTCGGCGACCCGGGCGCCGCCCTGCGGGTCGGCGTGGTCGAGAGCTTCGCGCTCGGCTACGCCGCGGTCTACGTGGGTATCGCGGAGGGGGCGCTCGCCTTCGCCATCGACTACGCCAAGCAGCGCATCGTGAAGCCCGAGAACATCCCGGTGTCCCACGATCCCGCCGTCCAGCGCCACGTCGGCGAGCTGGCCGCGCACCTCGACGCGGCCCGCCTGGTGCTGGCCGACACCGCCGAGCGCTGGGAGGGCGCCGACGTGCAGGAGCGCGGCGTGCTCGGGAACAAGGCCAAGTACCTCGCCACCGAGGTCGGCCTCGCGGTCACCTCCAAGGTGATCCAGGTGGTGGGCGGCCGCGGCGCCTACAAGGACTTCCCGGCCGAGCGCGCCTTCCGCGACCTGCGCACCTCGACGCTCATGCCGCCCACGGTGGACCGCATGCTCGAGGGCATCGGCAAGCACGCGCTCGGCATCGAGGGCGCCATGTTCAAGATCGCCGAGTAG
- a CDS encoding VOC family protein has product MAVKVLELHHHGIRVGPSPADVKKAYGFYHDVLGLSADQGRPVIPTIDGFWMDVGGTAQIHLMGVDGQSKFAQGPDKDPSRPHVALAVADIQEAKAELDRMGIEHWVTRGVVGPESQQIFMYDPFGNMIELHQAGTCRCVTANRTPAGGMS; this is encoded by the coding sequence ATGGCCGTCAAAGTGCTTGAGCTGCATCACCACGGCATCCGCGTCGGGCCGTCGCCCGCCGACGTCAAGAAAGCCTACGGCTTCTACCACGACGTGCTCGGGCTCAGCGCCGACCAGGGCCGCCCGGTCATCCCGACCATCGACGGCTTCTGGATGGACGTGGGGGGTACCGCGCAGATCCACCTCATGGGCGTGGACGGGCAATCCAAGTTCGCCCAGGGGCCGGACAAGGATCCCTCGCGACCGCACGTGGCCCTCGCGGTGGCCGACATCCAGGAGGCCAAGGCCGAGCTGGACCGCATGGGCATCGAGCACTGGGTGACCCGCGGCGTGGTGGGCCCCGAGTCGCAGCAGATCTTCATGTACGACCCCTTCGGCAACATGATCGAGCTGCACCAGGCGGGCACCTGCCGGTGCGTCACCGCCAACCGCACGCCGGCGGGAGGCATGAGCTAG
- a CDS encoding branched-chain amino acid ABC transporter permease: MSARRGIAARIAAHPVLAFWIVFAVFPFIVPNRTMATQVLIFGLLAMGFNLLYGYTGLLSFGHAAYYGLGAYGCGIALAKLHVGSLWLGLVAGLLLAGLGGLIIGFFCLRRRGIYFAMLTLAFAQMLYFIGFHLADWTGGDDGLRGIPQLALGVGPWHYQIDTTIAFYYFAYVLVGVAVLALRRILNSPFGAVLQAIRENSSRAVACGYDVNRVKHLSFVFSAGFAGLAGSLDALRLTVVPVESLYWTTSGQVVMMTLLGGAGTFFGPFVGAATFLVLEERLSLVLESWPLVIGAIFSAFVLFLPRGIWGTLTGGIHGRQSA, from the coding sequence ATGAGCGCGCGGCGCGGGATCGCGGCCCGGATCGCCGCGCACCCGGTGCTCGCGTTCTGGATCGTCTTCGCCGTCTTCCCGTTCATCGTGCCCAACCGCACCATGGCGACCCAGGTGCTGATCTTCGGCCTCCTCGCCATGGGCTTCAACCTCCTCTACGGCTACACCGGCCTGCTCTCGTTCGGCCACGCCGCCTACTACGGCCTCGGCGCGTACGGCTGCGGCATCGCGCTGGCCAAGCTGCACGTGGGCTCGCTCTGGCTCGGCCTCGTCGCAGGCCTCCTGCTCGCCGGACTGGGGGGGTTGATCATCGGCTTCTTCTGCCTGCGCCGGCGCGGCATCTACTTCGCGATGCTGACGCTGGCGTTCGCCCAGATGCTCTACTTCATCGGCTTCCACCTGGCCGACTGGACCGGCGGCGACGACGGCCTACGGGGCATCCCGCAGCTCGCCCTCGGCGTCGGGCCGTGGCACTACCAGATCGACACCACGATCGCCTTCTACTACTTCGCCTACGTCCTGGTGGGCGTCGCGGTGCTGGCCCTCAGGCGCATCCTCAACTCGCCGTTCGGAGCGGTGCTGCAGGCGATTCGCGAGAACAGCAGCCGCGCGGTGGCCTGCGGCTACGACGTCAACCGGGTCAAGCACCTCTCGTTCGTCTTCTCCGCCGGCTTCGCCGGGCTGGCCGGATCGCTCGACGCGCTGCGGCTCACCGTGGTGCCGGTCGAGTCGCTGTACTGGACCACCTCGGGGCAGGTGGTCATGATGACGCTCCTCGGCGGCGCCGGGACCTTCTTCGGTCCGTTCGTCGGCGCCGCCACGTTCCTGGTCCTGGAGGAGCGCCTGAGCCTCGTGCTGGAGTCGTGGCCCCTCGTCATCGGCGCGATCTTCTCGGCGTTCGTCCTCTTTCTCCCCAGGGGGATCTGGGGCACGCTCACTGGAGGTATCCATGGCCGTCAAAGTGCTTGA
- a CDS encoding branched-chain amino acid ABC transporter permease — protein sequence MPELSTLLAQVFTGLVLGMIYVLLAIGLSLIFGLMTVVNFAHGALFMLGAYFGVFLLSYTKSFWVALIVAPLMVGALGLLMERFLIRRLYGRSPDDPLLLTFGLSLMLVEGVKVIWGKIGLTLDPPRALAGAVNLGFMSFPAYRIFLIGVTVAVLVGLYFFLGRTNIGLIIRAGSRDPLMVRALGIDLSRVWLVVFGIGTALAGLAGILAGPMRGAYAEMGVTMVIESFVVIVVGGMGSLLGAVVAGLLIGQVVGLTTLFIPKAAEIMVFMVMAVVLLVRPSGLFGEAGLAE from the coding sequence GTGCCCGAGCTGTCGACGCTCCTGGCCCAGGTCTTCACCGGCCTCGTGCTGGGGATGATCTACGTGCTGCTCGCCATCGGCCTGTCGCTCATCTTCGGGCTGATGACGGTGGTCAACTTCGCCCACGGGGCGCTGTTCATGCTGGGCGCGTACTTCGGCGTGTTCCTGCTGTCCTACACCAAGAGCTTCTGGGTGGCGCTGATCGTGGCGCCCCTCATGGTCGGCGCCCTCGGGCTCTTGATGGAGCGCTTCCTGATCCGGCGGCTGTACGGCCGCTCGCCGGACGATCCGCTGCTGCTCACCTTCGGCCTCTCGCTGATGCTCGTCGAGGGCGTGAAGGTGATCTGGGGAAAGATCGGCCTCACGCTGGATCCGCCGCGGGCGCTCGCCGGCGCGGTCAACCTCGGATTCATGTCGTTCCCGGCCTACCGGATCTTCCTGATCGGCGTCACGGTGGCGGTGCTGGTCGGTCTCTACTTCTTCCTCGGGCGCACCAACATCGGCCTGATCATCCGCGCGGGCTCGCGCGATCCGTTGATGGTCCGCGCCCTCGGCATCGACCTGTCGCGCGTCTGGCTCGTGGTCTTCGGCATCGGCACCGCGCTGGCCGGGCTGGCCGGCATCCTGGCCGGGCCCATGCGCGGGGCCTACGCCGAGATGGGCGTGACCATGGTCATCGAGTCCTTCGTGGTCATCGTGGTCGGCGGCATGGGCAGCCTGCTCGGCGCGGTGGTGGCCGGCCTGCTCATCGGGCAGGTGGTGGGGCTGACCACCCTGTTCATCCCCAAGGCCGCCGAGATCATGGTCTTCATGGTGATGGCGGTGGTGCTGCTGGTGCGGCCGAGCGGCCTCTTCGGCGAGGCGGGGCTGGCCGAATGA
- a CDS encoding ABC transporter substrate-binding protein → MDRRSFLATTAAGAAALSFPAILRAQSKDPLRIGFPLPLTGPFAALAADQQRGATLAMEELNAQGGVLGRKVEVLFRDDQLKPAVGAQRTKELIENEKVQFIVGGLAAHVQMAINEQTKKSKVLFISVSQSDEISAKPDTSPLTFHEALNPTITSRAVGNWIAQNLGKKWWIIYADYAWGKQNNMVLQEVIGKQGGTVLGSTPYPLGSAEFSAHLPKIQAAKPEVLVSMTPGADNIAFLKQVQSFGMKKTMRIAQPLHWLPQLKEGGPELYAEIYGGTSFYWELADTVPSAKKYVEVYRKKYNAPPGDYGAYAFSGVMEIARGCTLAKSLDSEAVADTLRKNPTYDHYKGKQWWRTCDNKSFQDLWIVKGREPGKLNGEWGLAEIVAKIPANEEMDRTCREKGLA, encoded by the coding sequence ATGGATCGTCGGTCATTTCTAGCAACCACCGCGGCCGGTGCCGCCGCTCTGTCCTTTCCCGCGATCCTGCGCGCGCAGAGCAAGGATCCGCTGCGGATCGGCTTCCCGCTGCCGTTGACCGGGCCGTTCGCCGCGCTGGCCGCCGACCAGCAGCGCGGCGCAACCCTGGCCATGGAGGAGCTGAACGCTCAGGGCGGCGTCCTCGGTCGCAAAGTCGAGGTACTCTTCCGCGACGATCAGCTCAAGCCGGCGGTCGGCGCGCAGCGCACCAAGGAGCTGATCGAGAACGAGAAGGTGCAGTTCATCGTGGGCGGGCTGGCGGCGCACGTGCAGATGGCCATCAACGAGCAGACCAAGAAGTCCAAGGTGCTCTTCATCTCGGTGAGCCAGTCCGACGAGATCAGCGCCAAGCCGGATACGAGTCCGCTGACCTTCCACGAGGCGCTCAATCCGACCATCACCAGCCGCGCGGTCGGCAACTGGATCGCCCAGAACCTCGGCAAGAAGTGGTGGATCATCTACGCCGACTACGCGTGGGGCAAGCAGAACAACATGGTGCTCCAGGAGGTGATCGGCAAGCAGGGCGGCACCGTCCTCGGGTCGACGCCCTATCCACTCGGCAGCGCCGAGTTCTCCGCGCACCTTCCGAAGATCCAGGCCGCCAAGCCCGAGGTCCTGGTCTCCATGACCCCGGGCGCCGACAACATCGCGTTCCTCAAGCAGGTGCAGAGCTTCGGAATGAAAAAGACCATGCGGATCGCCCAGCCCCTGCACTGGTTGCCCCAGCTCAAGGAGGGCGGACCCGAGCTCTACGCGGAGATCTACGGCGGCACCAGCTTCTACTGGGAGCTCGCGGACACCGTGCCGTCCGCCAAGAAGTACGTCGAGGTGTATCGGAAGAAGTACAACGCCCCTCCCGGAGACTACGGGGCCTATGCGTTCAGCGGGGTCATGGAGATCGCGCGCGGCTGCACGCTCGCCAAGTCGCTCGACTCCGAGGCGGTGGCCGACACGCTTCGGAAGAACCCGACCTACGACCACTACAAGGGCAAGCAGTGGTGGCGCACCTGTGACAACAAGTCGTTCCAGGACCTGTGGATCGTGAAGGGCCGCGAGCCCGGGAAGCTGAACGGGGAATGGGGACTCGCCGAAATCGTCGCGAAGATCCCGGCCAACGAAGAGATGGATCGCACCTGCAGGGAGAAGGGCCTAGCCTAG
- a CDS encoding HAD hydrolase-like protein, translating into MRPRPTVLFDLDGTLTDSRPGITACIRHALDRLGHACPDDEALAVYIGPPLRGTLSTLLDTSDPALIETALGHYRRRYDTVGLFENRVYDEIPAMLDALARRGHAMAVATAKTRHAATRIVEHFGLAGHFTAVYGAEPGGRFDAKIDLLAHLIESGVIRAEQAVMVGDRASDIVAAKINGIRSIGALWGYGEPGELAAAGADVLCETPPALLDFLTRD; encoded by the coding sequence ATGCGCCCCCGGCCGACCGTGCTGTTCGATCTCGACGGCACCTTGACCGACTCGCGCCCGGGCATCACCGCCTGCATCCGGCACGCGCTCGATCGGCTGGGTCACGCGTGTCCGGACGACGAGGCCCTCGCCGTCTACATCGGGCCGCCCCTCCGCGGCACGCTCTCTACCCTGCTGGACACGAGCGACCCCGCGCTCATCGAGACCGCGCTCGGCCACTACCGCCGCCGCTACGACACGGTCGGGCTGTTCGAGAACCGCGTGTACGATGAGATCCCCGCGATGCTCGACGCCCTCGCGCGACGCGGACATGCCATGGCGGTGGCCACCGCCAAGACGCGCCACGCGGCCACCCGCATCGTGGAGCACTTCGGGCTGGCCGGGCATTTCACCGCCGTGTACGGGGCGGAGCCGGGTGGCCGCTTCGACGCCAAGATCGATCTGCTCGCCCATCTGATCGAGTCGGGCGTCATCCGGGCCGAGCAGGCGGTCATGGTCGGCGACCGGGCCAGCGACATCGTGGCCGCGAAGATCAACGGCATCCGATCGATCGGGGCGCTCTGGGGCTATGGCGAGCCGGGTGAGCTGGCGGCCGCGGGCGCCGACGTGCTCTGCGAGACTCCGCCGGCGCTCCTGGACTTCCTCACGCGCGACTGA
- a CDS encoding OsmC family protein translates to MAEHKAAIRWALQGDGFLRGRYSREHTWAFDGGVTVTASPSPSVIPAPYSNPAGVDPEEAFVAAIASCHMLTFLHVAMKAGFVVERYEDDAVGVLRKNDRGAVWVSRVTLRPRIAYGGETHPSAEEIDHLHQLAHEHCFIANSVKTEISIEGE, encoded by the coding sequence ATGGCTGAGCACAAGGCGGCGATCCGCTGGGCCCTGCAGGGCGACGGCTTCCTCCGTGGCCGCTACTCGCGCGAGCACACCTGGGCCTTCGACGGCGGCGTCACCGTCACGGCCTCCCCCTCCCCCTCGGTGATCCCGGCGCCCTACTCCAATCCGGCCGGCGTCGATCCCGAGGAGGCCTTCGTGGCCGCGATCGCCAGCTGCCACATGCTGACGTTCCTCCACGTGGCCATGAAAGCGGGGTTCGTGGTGGAGCGGTACGAGGACGACGCGGTCGGGGTGCTGCGCAAGAACGACCGCGGCGCGGTCTGGGTGAGCCGGGTGACGCTCCGTCCTCGCATCGCCTACGGGGGAGAGACGCATCCGAGCGCGGAGGAGATCGACCACCTCCACCAGCTGGCCCACGAGCACTGCTTCATCGCCAACTCGGTGAAGACCGAGATCTCGATCGAGGGCGAGTAG
- a CDS encoding DinB family protein — MAARRPGRLTGSAVRLDLVRRELAQGAETIAALVAGVTAEEARRRPAPDAWSLLEVVCHLHDEEREDFRPRLDVVLHRPQEAWVRIDPGGWVTARRYNERDLAEALPGFLLERERSLAWLGGLIAPDWSREYQASFGPITAGDLLASWAAHDLLHTRQLVELRRARLLAQTAPHRTQYAGDW, encoded by the coding sequence GTGGCTGCCCGCCGGCCGGGCCGCCTGACCGGCTCCGCGGTGCGTCTCGATCTCGTGCGCCGCGAGCTGGCCCAGGGCGCGGAGACCATCGCGGCGCTCGTGGCCGGAGTGACGGCGGAGGAGGCGCGTCGGCGACCGGCGCCCGACGCCTGGTCGCTGCTCGAGGTGGTGTGCCATCTCCACGACGAGGAGCGCGAGGACTTCCGGCCGCGGCTCGACGTCGTGCTGCATCGGCCGCAGGAGGCCTGGGTGCGCATCGATCCGGGCGGCTGGGTCACCGCGCGGCGCTACAACGAGCGGGACCTCGCGGAAGCGCTCCCGGGATTCCTGCTCGAGCGGGAGCGCTCGCTGGCCTGGCTCGGCGGACTGATCGCGCCCGACTGGAGCCGTGAGTACCAGGCCTCGTTCGGCCCCATCACCGCCGGGGACCTGCTCGCCTCGTGGGCCGCGCACGACCTGCTCCACACGCGCCAGCTGGTGGAGCTGCGGCGTGCGCGCCTCCTCGCGCAGACCGCGCCGCATCGCACCCAGTACGCGGGTGACTGGTAG
- a CDS encoding ATP-binding protein encodes MRSRAWSIALLLAATLAPPAAAADIDAAPGQSILLLLGGPIGQPSSTRVATAARAALVADEPIRTTVETEHVDLARFNLTDEENHLREMLRLKHTRRLDAILAVGPEALYFLLRSRDSLWPGVPVVACDVEERTVAGLRLLPGMHATTVRFDFEGTLRAALDLLPGTRHVALIGGTHARDQRNNDRGRQAVSSYRDRLDLIDLTGLPLQATLARLAALPDHTVVLASSVLADGAGRRFFGAESTASLSAARVPVFTVFGSHIGGGAVGGSVVDYEEMGREAGALTLRLVRGEPMPPDPTRSQASGVPTFDWRQLRRWHLDEARLPAGSRVLYRQPTLWAQYGWQVAIAGAVLAAQTVLIAGLLLERRRRRRAQADQAERLRFEMLLAEVSTLIGSQTRVGLDEEVQNALRRIATFLDVDRATLWEVSPSTRSIVPAHIWTRSGTEGPPSVLLLDAFPFLRRLWEAGEVYSLSSLDDLPAEAADDRRGLEQIGVQSLIVIPLARGRQMLGALMFVTVRDPRAWPKDLVRRLQLLAEPFAGVLARQQAATALETSEAFTRAVLAAPPGETAIIDGDGRIVQVNDAWAAATHPLTAVPAGASYVETCRSLIEAGDPDAPAMLALVGSVLDGQQREGSLEHPSRQVYEDRWFEIRVRRLQQPAAGAAITRLEITARKRAEARAKRHLDEIAHMDRVAAMGELASSFAHELNQPLAAILSNAQAAERFLAFAPPDLAELRACLHDIIEDDRRAGEVIHRVRRLLRKEPAELQPVDLNDLARYVVALIRNDALLRNVTLELRPAVPLPAALGDPIQLQQVMLNLLANGITAAANGPAQVRKVAMWTAAHDGHVEFGIHDSGKGIAADQLSRLFEPFFTTKSEGLGMGLTISRSIVEAHGGDISAENHPHGGATFRVWLPAGRAA; translated from the coding sequence GTGCGCTCGCGCGCGTGGTCGATCGCGCTGCTGCTCGCGGCGACGCTGGCCCCTCCGGCCGCAGCCGCGGACATCGACGCCGCGCCCGGCCAATCGATCCTCCTCTTGCTCGGCGGACCGATCGGCCAGCCCTCCTCGACCCGGGTGGCCACCGCGGCCCGCGCCGCCCTCGTGGCCGACGAGCCGATCCGGACCACCGTCGAGACGGAGCACGTCGATCTCGCGCGATTCAACCTGACCGACGAGGAGAATCACCTGCGCGAGATGCTGCGCCTCAAGCACACGCGACGACTCGACGCCATCCTCGCGGTGGGGCCCGAGGCCCTCTACTTCCTGCTTCGATCGCGCGACAGCCTGTGGCCGGGCGTCCCGGTCGTCGCGTGCGACGTGGAGGAGCGCACCGTGGCCGGTCTCCGCCTGCTCCCGGGCATGCACGCGACGACCGTCCGGTTCGATTTCGAGGGCACGCTGCGCGCCGCGCTCGATCTGTTGCCCGGCACCCGACACGTCGCCCTGATCGGCGGCACCCACGCCCGCGACCAGCGGAACAACGACCGCGGCCGGCAGGCGGTGTCGTCCTATCGCGATCGGCTCGACCTCATCGATCTGACCGGACTGCCCCTCCAGGCCACGCTGGCCCGTCTCGCCGCGCTGCCGGATCACACCGTCGTGCTGGCGTCGAGCGTCCTCGCCGACGGCGCCGGTCGGCGCTTCTTCGGAGCGGAGAGCACGGCGTCCCTGTCCGCCGCCCGCGTTCCCGTCTTCACCGTCTTCGGCTCGCACATCGGCGGCGGCGCGGTGGGCGGGTCGGTGGTGGACTACGAGGAGATGGGCCGCGAGGCGGGCGCGCTCACGCTGCGGCTCGTGCGCGGGGAGCCGATGCCCCCGGACCCGACGCGGAGCCAGGCCTCCGGCGTGCCCACCTTCGACTGGCGCCAGCTTCGCCGCTGGCATCTCGACGAGGCGCGGCTGCCCGCGGGGAGCCGGGTGCTCTACCGCCAGCCGACGCTCTGGGCACAGTACGGGTGGCAGGTCGCGATCGCGGGCGCCGTGCTCGCCGCGCAGACGGTCCTGATCGCCGGGCTGCTGCTCGAGCGTCGGCGCCGCCGTCGGGCCCAGGCGGATCAGGCGGAGCGCCTGCGCTTCGAGATGCTGCTGGCCGAGGTCTCGACCCTGATCGGAAGCCAGACGCGGGTCGGCCTCGACGAGGAGGTCCAGAACGCGCTCCGTCGCATCGCCACGTTTCTCGACGTGGACCGGGCGACGCTCTGGGAGGTCTCACCCAGCACCCGGTCCATCGTACCCGCGCACATCTGGACCAGGTCGGGCACCGAGGGGCCCCCGTCGGTGCTGCTGCTCGACGCGTTTCCCTTCCTGCGGCGGCTCTGGGAGGCCGGGGAAGTCTACAGCCTGTCCAGCCTGGACGACCTGCCGGCCGAGGCCGCGGACGATCGCCGGGGCCTCGAGCAGATCGGCGTGCAGTCCCTGATCGTGATCCCGCTCGCGCGGGGCCGGCAGATGCTGGGCGCGCTGATGTTCGTGACCGTTCGCGATCCGCGGGCGTGGCCGAAGGATCTGGTGCGCCGGCTGCAGCTCCTGGCCGAGCCCTTCGCGGGCGTGCTGGCCCGCCAGCAGGCGGCGACCGCGCTCGAGACCAGCGAGGCGTTCACCCGCGCCGTCCTCGCCGCGCCGCCCGGAGAGACCGCCATCATCGACGGCGACGGGCGCATCGTGCAGGTCAACGACGCCTGGGCGGCCGCGACCCACCCACTCACCGCGGTGCCGGCCGGCGCCAGCTACGTGGAGACCTGCCGCTCCCTGATCGAGGCGGGCGACCCCGACGCGCCGGCGATGCTCGCGCTGGTCGGCTCGGTCCTGGACGGGCAGCAGCGCGAGGGCTCGCTCGAGCACCCGTCGCGCCAGGTCTACGAGGATCGCTGGTTCGAGATCCGGGTGCGCCGGCTCCAGCAGCCCGCGGCCGGCGCGGCCATCACCCGCCTCGAGATCACCGCGCGCAAGCGGGCCGAGGCGAGGGCCAAGCGTCATCTCGACGAGATCGCCCACATGGACCGGGTCGCCGCGATGGGCGAGCTGGCGTCGTCGTTCGCCCACGAGCTGAATCAACCGCTCGCGGCCATTCTCAGCAACGCACAGGCCGCCGAGCGGTTCCTCGCCTTCGCGCCCCCCGACCTGGCCGAGCTGCGGGCATGCCTGCACGACATCATCGAGGATGATCGGCGCGCCGGCGAGGTGATCCATCGCGTGCGCCGGCTGCTCCGCAAGGAGCCGGCGGAGCTGCAGCCGGTCGACCTCAACGATCTGGCCCGGTACGTGGTCGCCCTGATCCGCAACGACGCGCTCCTGCGCAACGTCACCCTCGAGCTGCGCCCCGCGGTGCCGTTGCCCGCGGCGCTGGGCGATCCCATCCAGCTCCAGCAGGTGATGCTGAACCTGCTCGCGAACGGGATCACCGCGGCCGCGAACGGACCCGCGCAGGTCCGCAAGGTCGCGATGTGGACCGCGGCCCACGACGGCCACGTGGAATTCGGCATCCACGACAGCGGCAAGGGCATCGCGGCAGATCAGCTGTCGCGGCTCTTCGAGCCCTTCTTCACCACGAAGTCCGAGGGGCTCGGCATGGGGCTCACGATCAGCCGCTCGATCGTCGAGGCACACGGCGGCGACATCTCGGCCGAGAACCATCCCCACGGCGGCGCCACGTTTCGCGTGTGGCTGCCCGCCGGCCGGGCCGCCTGA